Proteins co-encoded in one Papaver somniferum cultivar HN1 chromosome 5, ASM357369v1, whole genome shotgun sequence genomic window:
- the LOC113280205 gene encoding F-box protein At5g07610-like yields MSFCMSGVYWNGCLNWIASGEFVNAESSLYFDLDTELVKTLPASPDADEQSKVMYFGECGGHLYLIEHLKSWYTHYNVLKMETDYSGWKRLHKLDLQSLISMYPGIDGPFPEPRIFWRTIVFLEEDEEAESLSKLVMVVRGKEVISYDLNEMSVTKIHMFPGLYFFLDGPRGGVWSHLYHYMESLASV; encoded by the coding sequence ATGAGTTTTTGTATGTCTGGGGTCTATTGGAATGGTTGTTTAAACTGGATTGCGAGTGGAGAATTTGTAAATGCTGAGTCCTCACTGTATTTTGATCTCGATACAGAACTTGTTAAGACGTTGCCAGCTTCGCCTGATGCTGATGAGCAGTCGAAAGTTATGTATTTTGGAGAGTGTGGTGGTCACTTGTATCTTATAGAGCATCTTAAATCATGGTATACCCATTACAACGTTTTGAAGATGGAGACTGATTATTCTGGGTGGAAACGCTTACACAAGCTTGACTTGCAAAGTCTTATCAGTATGTATCCAGGGATAGATGGTCCATTTCCTGAACCTAGAATTTTCTGGAGAACAATAGTTTTCttggaggaagatgaagaagcagAATCATTGTCAAAACTGGTGATGGTCGTACGTGGGAAGGAGGTTATATCTTATGATCTTAATGAAATGAGTGTCACCAAAATCCATATGTTTCCtggtttatatttttttctcGACGGTCCTAGAGGAGGTGTATGGAGTCATCTTTATCATTATATGGAGTCACTTGCGAGTGTTTGA